From Acidobacteriota bacterium:
CGTCGGGCATGCGTGGGGCGATGCGCGGACGCACTACCTGCCGCCGGAAACGTTTCTCGCGCACGCGTTCCGTCGCGCGCTCACCGACGCGTGTCGCGATGGCGAACTGCGGGGCGAGGGACCGGATGGCAAGCTCCTGGTGCGCATGCGTCTCGAGGGCGGGGATTCGCGCGCGCGATCCGCCGTTCGACTTCGTCTCGAACACGTGCTCGTCACCCTCCAGCATCGGGAAGAGACGGAGGTGCTCGACCTGGCGGAGCGCGTGGCGGCTTGCCTCGGTCTGGCGTACGCGCAACTGGCTGATGGCGACGGCCGCTGGTGCGAACCGTGGTCGACGGTGGACCTGGACGTGAACCCGAACGGCCCGCTGCTCAACGGCGGGAGCGACGGAGACAACGGCCAGACGGGACGAAAGCTGGTGATGGACTACTACGGCCCGCACGTCCCGATCGGCGGCGGGGCGCTGTCGGGCAAGCACCTCACGCACATCGACCGCCTGGGCGCCTGTGCGGCACGTCACGCCGCCGTGCGCGCGGTTGCCGGCGGGGCAGGCGAGTGCACCATCCGCGTCGCGTACGCACCGAACGTCGCGGTGCCGCTGGAGGTCACATGCGAAATGTCGCCGCGCGGCCCACGCGCTCCTCGCGAGTTCTTCGACTTCGACGCGATGGCGGATCGTTACGCATCGGCAGAGATCGACTCATCACTG
This genomic window contains:
- a CDS encoding methionine adenosyltransferase domain-containing protein — translated: MIRVCEAVLPGHPDKFCDQIADAIVAAASAVEPDAYCQTEVCAWSNEVFLTGGIATRAPFTADLGALVRRVAREVGYCGGNWIDGDRYRVTDTICRVVADPTRWTRHVNDQSIVVGHAWGDARTHYLPPETFLAHAFRRALTDACRDGELRGEGPDGKLLVRMRLEGGDSRARSAVRLRLEHVLVTLQHREETEVLDLAERVAACLGLAYAQLADGDGRWCEPWSTVDLDVNPNGPLLNGGSDGDNGQTGRKLVMDYYGPHVPIGGGALSGKHLTHIDRLGACAARHAAVRAVAGGAGECTIRVAYAPNVAVPLEVTCEMSPRGPRAPREFFDFDAMADRYASAEIDSSLARGDHFFDLSRPWNRDEPQRLVVTRSHCSGQ